The Nostoc cf. commune SO-36 genomic sequence GTTCTTCCTGTTCCTGATATTTTTTCTCTTGATATTCGTGGGTTAACCAAAGTTCTTCTAATTTGATATCTAAGTACCGTGGTGCAACCTCACAGTGTGTAGTTTGAGACAGCTTATTCAAGTCTTCATAGGTTTTTCTAATGCGATTCTCCATTGTTTTTGACGTTGCTGTACTTGACTTTTGCTACAGAGGCATCACATTCGCCATTGAAAGCGCGAAGAACCAATTTGAGAAAATTATCGGTCATTTTTTTGCCTTCTTTCACGCTACCGCCAACCGACCATTGCGTATGACAGATAGCAGCTTGCTTATCCTTAATCATTTGTTTCTGCTGGGCACGAATCTTGTCCAAGCGTTGCTTGTACTCTTCAGCCTCGTGAAAATCATACTTAGATTCGTAAAACCCGAAAGCTTCAAAAATTTCTTGCTCTTCAAGTCCTTGAAGTTGTGCCTTAAGTCCTAAGATTTTGACAGATAGTTCTCGCTCTTCTATTTCTGCCTGTTTGTCAAGTTGTTTAATTCGATCTGTCAGGACGGTGATTTGCGTATCTAGTTCTCTGGCAGTATCTTCTCTGGATATGAGTCCTCCATATTTCCGATCTACTTCTTGTAATCGCTGATCTATTTCCTTTAATCTCTGTTGAGCTACTGCATAATCGTTTTTACCTTGTTGTAGCCGTTTAGCCACCAAAGTTAGTGCAGTGGCTAATCCAATGGACACGAAAAATAATAGATATGTCATTTAGTTTTTTATAGATTTATGCAAGTATATATTGGCAAAATACTATCCAAACTGCCCTTAGGGACTTGCAAGAAAATAAAGTACCAGCTAAACAGGGACAATAGTAATATCCCATTTGGGTAATGTTTCAGAACGCTGCCATTGGGGTTGGTATTGTTCTAACTCTTGCGAGAGAACCTTGATTCCTTTGTGATATGTGGTTTGAACCAGATGTACAATGGGAGCAATTCCTTTCCAAGTCATATTGGCGGCCCATTGTGCTGCGGCGGCAACAGAATCTAAAATCGCACCATTCCAATAGTTCTCCAAGGCAGCCCAACACCGCTCTATTGGATTGTACTTGCTATGGTAAGGGGGATAATAAATCAGTCGAATTTTTAAATTAATTGCACAAGACAACTCAACCATGCGTTTGATAAATTGTGTGCGGTTACTGCGAGTAGCGGCACCGCCATCAAGATCAATCACCCACTCATCAAGTTCCAGGTAATTGTGTTGATTCTCATGCCACCAAGCGGTTAAACAATCGACGATAAAATCACTGGTTTCCGCCGACTGACCCAAGTAAATCGATAGCTGGTCATTATGTGTATTGAGAATGCCAAAGGGAACTAAGACTGATGACCACTGTGTATCGTGGTCATCAGCAGCTTTCGCCTCCATTGTCCGAGCTTTACCGCCTCTAGAAAGGTTGCCAATCTTCACCTTAGCTTTAGTATCTATAGACACTCGCAACGATTTGGGGTTTTCATCTGATGCCTGATTCTCCCGGAACACATTCTCGAAAATGGCATCAGTTTGCGGAATCTTTTTCAAGGGTTTCGTTTTTTGTGTTTTTTTAGGCGATACCCTAAGCGATTGAGAATTTCTCCACAAGTTTGACGAGATGGCAATTCGCTCTCGTTATAGCCATGAACACTTACTAATGCTTCTCTTACTGCTCTGGCACTAATGCGGGCATACAGAAAGGTCGATTGAAATTTAGGGTCGGCTTGAGCTTGAGCATCCACCAATGAACGAATATCTGCTTCTAAGTTGGGCAATACCTCAATACTATTGTGTCGTCCCCTTGCCTGATAATTCTCTACACAGACTATCCCCGTCCGCCTTTCATGCAAGCCGAGTTGCACACTCTGGCGATTCCATCCCATAACGGTTTCTGCAATGCGTGCTGAACTATCGAAGTAATCTTCGGTAACTTTTGCCATGAAATCTCGTTTGCGATTGCTAGTCAGTTTCTGTGCTGCATCTTTAAAGGTCGATTTGATGGTGTCGGTGAGCATGAATTGAGGGATTCCCATTCTAGATATTTAAACTAGGCGCGGACAGTTCACCGCTTCTTCTCTTCTAGAATGGCTGGTATTTTATTTTCTTGCAAGTCCCTTAACTTGAATTTGATCAATTTTCTCTGCAATTCGCTCCAAATTTAGCATAAAGGGATTGGGTATGGGGAAAAGTACGAAGAGAAAGACTCGTTGCAAGTTCTCACTCAAGTCCCCTTATCTCCTCATCCCCCTTTTACTGTAAGCGTAATCAAAAACTCAGTTGCCTCACCTAAAGTTGAATTAACAGCGATCGCTCCACCATGTTTTTCGACTACAATCTGATGAGCGATCGCTAATCCTGTTCCCTTACCAACGGCTTTTGTAGTATGCAAATGCTCAAAAATCTTCTTTTTGACATCATCTCAATGAGAGATGATTTTTAACGGGCTATGCCCCGCTTCTCTACAAGACGCTCCGCGTAGTTTGCTTCCTCGAAAAGGTACGTTATTAACACGCAAAGCGCAAATAAGCAAAGAATTTACTTTTAGCTTTGTTCAAAAATCTCAATTCATTTCCCAAATATGCAACGCCCAAGGAAGCTTGAGCAATCATTCTTGAGCTTCAGTCTGGAAAAGCCAAACCAGTCATGGGGTCACGGATATACAACCCTAGCGTGAGACTACGGATCGCTTCATCCCAAACGGGTATTAATTGTTCTGCTTGATCTACCCAATAATCGAATGTAATCAAGCACTGAATATTCGACCCCAAAGCAATGCAAGTGCGCGAAAAAGCTTCCCGTGGTTCTTCCTGAATGTCAATAAACTTCATCTCTGTCCAGACAATTTTGGCGGTTTGGCGCTTGACGGTAATAATTTCTCCCTTAGCAATGATGTTGCGGCTGTCGTTTTCCAGAACTTTCTTCAAGGTAGATTTTAGCGGAAACTTGCTCCAATCATTGGGTGGCAAATGGTTGAAAGATACTTCTAGACAACAATCATCGTTGGGGGGTTTTTTATCAAGGAACTTGAAGGATTTTTCTTGTGGCTCAAAAACCCAATCCTGGGGAACATTGAGACGGACAGCCCCGCGATTGGCAACAAATATTTTGTAGCCTGATGGAGATTCCCAGCGATGGTCAGGCTTTAATTCAAGCGTTTCTTTAATCCACTGGAGATTGCTTTTTTTACGCTTTGCCATAGTCTTTTTGTAGTCTCTGCTAAAGAGGACATCACAGAATAGCCCGTCGTAGACATTGCCCTCTGTGTTAATGTTATCAAATTGCTAGGATTTTGAATAACTATTATATTAAAGAAATAAAATTCTAGGGATTTTATATTAAGAATCCAAGGTAACTGTAGTGTTGTGATTAAAATTTCAGCTTTCAGCATTAAAATCTTAGCAGCAGTATTCATGGTTATGGATCATGTGTGCTATTTGCTAATGCCAGACATAGTAATCTTACACTTATTAGGGCGATTGAGCTTTCCGCTGTTTGCATGGCTTTTAGCTGAAGGCGAAAAACACACCCAAAATGTATACCGCTATGGGAGGAGACTATTAATTACAGCAATTATATCCCAACCATTTTATAGTGTTGTTTTTCAGAGATTGTCATTTAATATTCTCTTCATGCTTTTTCTTGGACTTGTGATGTTGCGCTTAGTAAAGCGTTACCCGCAATTATGGCAGCAATTAATAATTATTGGATTATGTGCAGCAGTTGCCGAGAGCCTGCGCGTTGAATATGGAGCGTATGGGATTGGAGTAATTTTCTTGATGTCCCTAACAGATAAACTCAAGCCCATAGTATGGTTGCTCTACTGGTGCAGCTTTAACTTTTTTATGTTAATAATCCTATCTGTGTTTAATATCTCTCAAAGTTGGGCAATTCTTGCAGGATTTATTGTTTTTCAATTCAATGGTAGACAAGGTTCACGAGCTAAATGGTTTTATATGTTCTACCCGGCTCACTTAATAATTTTAGGTATGATCAATTATTTAATACAGTCTAGGTAGAATTGAAGATTTGATAAGCGTGACTGTCAGATCATAGTTCAAGCCAAAGTCGGCAGCAAAAAGATTGAACCAGAGGCATTCCTTAAGCCTGCAACATATACAGTAATTAAAATAACTAATTTAAGCGATTGCAAAATTTTATTTTATTACCGAAAAATTCAAAAATCAGATATATTTATTTACATAGATGGATGCTATAGAGGCAAATATCTTACTTTAGAAAGATGCCTTTTTCAGAAAATACTTTTATTTGACTAGAAATTGAAAAATAACTAAGTAAATATACATTTTACTCAATGATATTCATCAGATAAATTTTATAAATCTTAGTCTTGTGTTAACGTTTGTCAGCTATGATGCCATAGTGAATGATAATAATTCGGATTTAGATATCTAGGGATAATTGTGTCAACCCAAGAAAAATCCCCTAGATTTATCCTCCAAGCTGCAAAATGTAGCCGAAAGTAACTACTGAATAGGTAAATCTTTAAGGTAAGAAGCATGAGTTATACTATCGAGTCTGCACGCAATATTTTCTCTAGCACTCAAGTGGCAGACGCTGTTCCAGCCACTACAGCAATGTTTGCTGAACTCAACATTGACGATCAATTAGCATTTCTTTGGTATGCCTACGCTGAACTAGGTCGTACAATTACTCCAGCTGCTCCCGGAAAAGCCAATCTGCAATTAATGGAAGGTATATTCAACGATATTAAGCAGATGTCTCATGAACAACAAACGCAGTTAATGAGAGATTTAGCGAGTAATGCTGACACTCCCATCAGCCGTTCTTATGCGTACTTTGGTGTCAATGCTAAGTTGGGATTCTGGTGGCAGTTAGGTGAGTGGATGAAACAGGGTATCGTCGCTCCTATGCCAGCTGGCTATCAAATGTCACCTCAAGTTAAAACAGTGCTAGAAGCTGTGCAGAGAATCGATCAGAGTCAGCAAATTACTGTACTACGCAATACTGTAGTAAATATGGGGTTCGATCCGTCTCTGGCTGATAACAAACAAGGAGAAGTCATAAACTTTAAGTTCCCGCGTGCATCCCTAAGTCCCCAATTTACTATTGAGGGAGTTACAGAACCAACAGTGCTGAAATACATTGAAGCTATGAATGCAGATAACTTTGAAGCTGCTGTTGCTTTATTTGCTGATAGCGGTGCGCTACAACCACCCTTCCAAAAACCAATTGTTGGCCGAGAAGCGATCACTTCCTACCTACGAGATGAAGGACAAGGGTTGGTGATGAAGCCAAGCAAAGGCGTTTCGGAAACTATCGAAGATGGTTATACACAGCATAAAATTACTGGTACGGTCGAAACTCCTTGGTTTGGAGGTAATGTTGGGATGAACATTGCTTGGCGATTTTTACTTGATCCTCAAGGTCAAATTTACTTTGTGGCTATTGATTTACTTGCTTCTCCTAAAGAACTGCTTAACCTAACTCGCAAGTAAAATTTCTTTGCTTGATTAAATTGCGCTTGTCTAAGATGATGTTTTAAAAGGGTTTTTGCTCTCATTGTTAGGAAAGCATTGCATTTTAGTACATAGCTAAAACTTTAATTTGGCGTTGTATTTAACCCACTGTAAAACTGCAAAATTCTAACTTTTGGGACTTTTAAAACATCTTCTAAGCGTCATGACGATCATCAAATAAAATCTTAATAAATGCTCGGTTTTAGCTGAACCGAGCTTTAGTTATGTTTTAGCAATTTCTAGGAGTTGTTTAGATTGCTCCCTTTAGGCACTATGTTTTGGGAGCATCCCACTTTTTTGGATGTCATTGCGAACGCAACGAAGTGGAGTGAAGCAATCGTAAAATCTCGTACTAAGAACAAAAACCATGCGATTGCTTCGTCGTTCCTCCTCGCAATGACGGTTATTCTTTAGTTGCTAAATAAAAACTGGGATCACCCCTATGTTTTGCGATCGCACTGTCATGAGGATAATCATAACTGGTCATTACAGCCCAGAAATATAGATAAAGTCAAATTTAGTTAGCAAAAGCAGCTTTTACTTATTCAAACCCCAGTTTGCTTACTCATTTTGGTGTTTTCCGCAAGCAAAAGCAGCTTTTACTTACTCAAACTCCAGTTTGCTTACTCATTTTGGTGTTTTCCGCAAGCAAAAGCAGCTTTTACTTACTCAAACTCCAGTTTGCTTACTCATTTTGGTGTTTTCCGCAAGCAAAAGCAGCTTTTACTTACTCAAACCCCAGTTTGCTTACTCATTTAAGTAATTCGCGCAATCTGCCATAATTATCCTTATGTAACAAAAGCTATTGTAGATTTGCCGGAATTCTCTCAGGTTGATCAATACGCAAGTTCTTTAAGGTAAAGAATATTAGCCGTACTGTATTACAAGGTGTAGATCATGGCTCGGAGAAAAAGAGACGTAGCACTGCTACGTCTCTACTGCAACTAAATTATTCGGTGCGATCGCACTTAATTTGCATAAGGTACACTTTTATAGTGACTTTATCCGTTCTATCCCACCCCATATTTCAAAAAGCCGTTTAGTTTCAGCTTCTATGTCTGAAGTTATTCTTGGTTGTCTATTCCCAGAACCTGGGAAAACAACATAAACAATGTCTTTGGGAATTCCTCGCCTGACTCTTGAACGCACCAATGGATCGTTCCCAAGAGCCTGAGACAGAGCTATTGAACCCTCCCCTATTTGGTTTTTAGGGCCAATGTCAGCATAAATTGCAAAAGCAAGTTTTTCGTTATTACTGTTATAAACAACTGCAAAATCTCCTAATTTAACGCCTGTAACCTTTTTCAAATCACTGTTTCCCGGAAGAACAATATATGATATCTTGCTTGAATCAACATATCTGCGTGGATCTTGTTGAACAAATCCAGAATCGAATAACGCAGTTGTAGAAATATAGTATCCAGGATATGGATCGGTGCTGCCTTGAATAAGCGGATTACCATCTTTATTGACAACTATTGCCCACCAGTTACCTGGATTTCCAGCATTTGCCAAAAAATCAATTCCTGTATCTGCTGGGTGATAAGCATTAGGCGCACCATCAGCATTAATACTCATACCTGCTTCATAAAAAATGGCAGATTCTCTCTCTGCTTGTTGAATAGGAACTCCACCAATTTTAATAAGAGTATTGATAGAAAAGGTTGTGATTGGACTAAGAAATTTTTGAGATACAAAACCTTCTAAAATTTTTCCTTCAAGAATAGTTGCAACTTTAAGCCACTTGTTATCATCAAAACTTTCAATTTTAGATACAATTTGTGATTTTGCAAGAACCCCAATTCGATTGGTATCGTCAACAATAGGTGCTGAACGTATATTTAAACTATCTGATGTAACTTTGAATTGCTGCATATTTTACTCCAATTTAAAAATTTAAATGGAACTACATTTTAAAAAGCAAATTTAGTAATGTCTATGATAGGTGTACTTAGATTATGGCGATTTTCATTTTAATCAGGATGAAGTACACCGATTGTAGAGTTATATCAATCATGGGCATTAGAAAAATAAAGGCGATCGCATGAATACGTTACATAATATTACATACAAAAAAATCCCCCAGCTTCTTAAAGGTTGAGGGGGATTTAGGTTTCAAGTTTTTAGTGCATAAGCTTTGTTTATGCAGTTATGGCGATCGCGTTCTTAATTACGCTAAATGCACTGAACCTGTATATCCTTTGAGAACTCCCAAAGAAGTACCAAATGAATTAATCAGCGTGTCATGTCCTATCCGGGTAAAGCTAGCATTTAAGCCGATGACATCTAAGCGATCGTTGCAATCAAAGCCATAAATAGTTGCAAAGCCACTACTTCCCAGAATTACTGTATCTGTTCCTTGACCCAAGTAGACTTTATCATTTCCTCCGCCTATTACCTCAACAGATGAACCAAACAGGTTTGTATCCGTACTTAAAGGATTAGGCAGAGAAACTGTTTCTCCTCGCAGATTTACTAAATCATTCCCATTTCCCACAAAAATAGTATCATCACCTGAACCAGCAAAAATTAAATCATCACCTGATCCAGACTTAATAGTGCTGTTTGTATCAATTGTAATAATTGTATCATTGCCATTACCTGTAAAAATCTTTGTATCACTTGAGCCAGGGATTCCATAAGCAAGAATAAAATCCTCGCCACAGCCAGTTTTAACCGTGGTTTCGCCATAGGGAGCGACAGCAATCTGATTGTCACCATCTCCAGCATTTATAGTTTGGTTATACAATGGCAAACCAGTAGCGAAAAAAATATAAGTTGCGATTGAAAGTTCACTAGTTATAACATCATTTCCTGAGCCTGTTTTAATGTTGGCATCTCCGCTTCCCAAAAGAATTAAGTTGTTACCTTTTCCTGCATCAATGGTTCGGTTAGCAAATCCACTTAAATAGAAAATATCGTCGCCTGCTCCGGCTGAGGCAATCACTTTTGGAATTGCCCCTAAGCCAATAATATTAGTACCATCAGCATCATATAAATAGTTCCCACCGTAATCGTCTAAAAAGTTATTTCCACTGCCTAAATTAATTTTGTAATTACCAGATCCCAAACTGACATAATCATCTCCTGCTCCAGCATCAACGATCGCACTAATCCCATCAGGATTAGAGGATAGAGGACTAGTTTGCAATACTTCCCCATTAAAAGTAGTAGAGAGGTAGATTGAGTCTATTTGCCTTGCTAGTAAAACAACATCATTGCCATCTCGTGTATTCACAACATTGTTGTTGCCTTCTACAATAAACCAGTCTGGATTAGCAGTACCGGAAACTCTTTGATTACTCTCTTGAATGACTTGTTCAGTGTAGGTAATGCCGCGAAAAACTTGGGTTGTCATAAAAATTTCCTTTATAGCTCAATACAGTTCAGTGAAACCCGAAGGCACGTATATGAGCTACTTTTCTGAAAACATGAATATAATCCGGTTAATTTGAAAAGATTTTTCTAATTGTGGTTTAAATAAATCAACAAGCCTGCAAATGACAAGCAATATGTATGCACTATGCTTGTAACTGCGATCGTCAATCAATTTTGAATACTTTATCGAACAGAATTCAGGAGTCAGGAGTCAGAATTCAGCAATGTTTTCTGTATGACTGGCAGATAGCGCGGCGTATACCCTTCGGGATGCTTCGCTTAGAGCGAGTCCGCGTACCCTTACAGGGAAGCAAGCTACGCTTTTAGCGTCTCGTAGAGAGCGTCTGAATAATCGGGTTTAAGACCCCCATCAAATTGAAAGTTTGGTGGTCTTCAAGACGCGACGCTCGTTCCTCTCTATCGCTACGCTATCAGTCGCGGGTCTGAATCCCTGACTGATTTATTCTGACTCCTGTTAGCGGATAGCTAAGGTTTAGCCCATTCTGAGTTCTGAATTCTTCTTCAACAACTAATCCAACATAATATTTAGCCGTGAGATTGGGCTGGCAGTGTTGAGGTTCAATTTATGTGCAAAGTTTAGCATATTTGATAAGATGGTGGGTTAGATTTTGCGACAACTTACCATAAAGCTACCTTTGATTTGATAAAAAAATTTAAATAAAAGTTAGTCTGTTGGCATCTTGGGAACTATAGAAGTAATTCAAATTAGGATCAACTTCCAGTTTCCAGCAATGAAGACTCATTATTTCAGCAAAGGTAAAGCGTTCCCATTACAGATTGTTCTTGTTGTTCCCTTCCTGATCCAAATTTTTGCAGCAGTCAGTTTAGTTGGTTATTTGTCCTTTAAAAATGGCCAAAGAGCAGTTAACGACTTGGCAGAACAGTTAATAGATCGTACCAGTGAGGTAGTAGATGAACACCTCAAGTCTTACCTTGCCATTCCGCAAACACTTAATCAGATTAATGCAGATGCTATCCGCAGGGGAATATTAGATGTGCGCGATCGCCAAACCCTTGGCAAGTATTTCTGGGATCAAATGCAGGCGTATGACCTGACTTATATTGGTATTGGACTAACCACAGGTGAGGGGCTGGGTGCTGCTCGTTATGATGGCAAGACAATCACCATTGATGATTGGACTGCCAACCTTCCTAATAATAATACCAACTACGCCACGGATAATCACGGTAATCGGACTCAAGTTAATAATCGTTTTACTTGGAACAATTTTAGCGAAGTTTGGTATACCCAAACCATAGCTGCTGGTAAACCCATCTGGGCAAAGATTTATACTGCAAATTTTCCAACAGCCCCCTACATTGCTGCCTCTGCCAGTCGTCCAATTTATGATGCACAAAATCGCTTGCTGGGAATGATTGCAACAGACATTCACCTGCTGAAACTCGGCGATTTTTTACGCAGTTTAGATATTAGTCAATCAGGGCGGGTGTTTCTTTTAGAACGGGATGGCACATTAATCGCCAGTTCTGGTACAGAGAAGCCTTTTGTCATTGTTAATCAAAATATCCGGCGATTGCAAGCGATCGACAGTTCTGATCCAGTAATACAGAATATCGCCAGACGCCTCCAAACCTTCGGGTTTGAATCTATCAATCAAGATATAGATTTTCGTGTTGAGGTGGAAGGAAAACAGTATTTTGTCGATGTTGTACCTTGGCGTGACAAGTATGGCTTGAATTGGCTGATGGTAGTGAGTGTGCCAGAAAACGCATTTATGGCGCAGATTAATGCCAACACGGGCATCACGATCGCGCTTTGTTTGAGTGCATTAGTTGTTGCCTCGGTAATGGGCGTATTTACCTCCCATTGGATCATACGCCCCATTCTCCGCCTGAATCGGGCAAGTGAGGCAATGGCATCTGGTAATTTAGGTCAGACAGTAGAAACTAGCAACATTCAAGAACTTAATACCCTGTCCAACTCTTTCAACCACATGGCAGGGCAATTGAACGAATCGTTTACTGCCCTAGAGAAAAGCAAAGAAGAACTAGAAGATCGGGTAGAAGAACGGACTACTGAACTCAAAAATGCATTAGAAGAATTGCAGCGTACTCAATCTCAAGTTATTCAAAGTGAAAAAATGTCAAGTCTGGGGCAACTAGTTGCTGGAGTCGCACACGAAATTAATAATCCAGTCAACTTTATTCATGGCAACCTCGTCCATGTGCAAGAATATACCCAAGATTTATTAGTACTTGTGCAATTATATCAGCAGTATAATGCTAACCCTGCTGTTGAAATTCAAACCACTGCCGAAGAAATGGATCTGGAGTTTTTGCGGGAAGATTTGCCAAAAATGTTGTCTTCCATGAAAGTTGGCACTGATCGCATTCGCCAAATTGTACTGTCGCTACGAAACTTCTCCCGTATCGATGAAGCAGAATTTAAAAGTGTTGATATTCATGAAGGCATCGACAGTACTTTAATGATTTTGCAACACCGTCTTAAAGCTAAACCAGAACAACCGGAAATTGAGGTGATAAAAGACTACGGCACTATACCTCTAGTAGAATGCTATGCCGGACAAATGAACCAGGTATTTATGAATATTTTAGTAAATGCAATTGATGCGTTAGAAGAGAATAATACCAAGTGTACCTATCAGGAGATAAAGGACAATCCCAGTCGAATTAAGATTCGCACATCAGTAGTGAACTCAAAGTGGTTAGAAATAGCGATCGCTGATAACGGAGTCGGAATTTCCCAAGAATTTCAGCAACGAATATTCGATCCTTTTTTCACCACAAAACCCATTGGCAAAGGAACCGGAATGGGTATGTCTATTAGCTACCAAATTATTACAGAAAAACATGGCGGCAAACTGGAGTGCTTCTCAAATCCTGGAGAAGGAACCGAGTTTATCATTCAGGTTCCTCTCCGGCTAAAGGTTGATGAAGCGGTTTAACTTAATTCTAATTTGGAACTGCCAAATTATCTAGCTATTATTACGGTAGTCAGTTTTAAATCAGCATCATATTGTACATACAGATGGGTAATTAAA encodes the following:
- a CDS encoding ATP-binding protein, which encodes MHTTKAVGKGTGLAIAHQIVVEKHGGAIAVNSTLGEATEFLITLTVKGG
- a CDS encoding glycoside hydrolase family 75 protein, giving the protein MQQFKVTSDSLNIRSAPIVDDTNRIGVLAKSQIVSKIESFDDNKWLKVATILEGKILEGFVSQKFLSPITTFSINTLIKIGGVPIQQAERESAIFYEAGMSINADGAPNAYHPADTGIDFLANAGNPGNWWAIVVNKDGNPLIQGSTDPYPGYYISTTALFDSGFVQQDPRRYVDSSKISYIVLPGNSDLKKVTGVKLGDFAVVYNSNNEKLAFAIYADIGPKNQIGEGSIALSQALGNDPLVRSRVRRGIPKDIVYVVFPGSGNRQPRITSDIEAETKRLFEIWGGIERIKSL
- a CDS encoding orange carotenoid protein N-terminal domain-containing protein — protein: MSYTIESARNIFSSTQVADAVPATTAMFAELNIDDQLAFLWYAYAELGRTITPAAPGKANLQLMEGIFNDIKQMSHEQQTQLMRDLASNADTPISRSYAYFGVNAKLGFWWQLGEWMKQGIVAPMPAGYQMSPQVKTVLEAVQRIDQSQQITVLRNTVVNMGFDPSLADNKQGEVINFKFPRASLSPQFTIEGVTEPTVLKYIEAMNADNFEAAVALFADSGALQPPFQKPIVGREAITSYLRDEGQGLVMKPSKGVSETIEDGYTQHKITGTVETPWFGGNVGMNIAWRFLLDPQGQIYFVAIDLLASPKELLNLTRK
- a CDS encoding sensor histidine kinase — protein: MKTHYFSKGKAFPLQIVLVVPFLIQIFAAVSLVGYLSFKNGQRAVNDLAEQLIDRTSEVVDEHLKSYLAIPQTLNQINADAIRRGILDVRDRQTLGKYFWDQMQAYDLTYIGIGLTTGEGLGAARYDGKTITIDDWTANLPNNNTNYATDNHGNRTQVNNRFTWNNFSEVWYTQTIAAGKPIWAKIYTANFPTAPYIAASASRPIYDAQNRLLGMIATDIHLLKLGDFLRSLDISQSGRVFLLERDGTLIASSGTEKPFVIVNQNIRRLQAIDSSDPVIQNIARRLQTFGFESINQDIDFRVEVEGKQYFVDVVPWRDKYGLNWLMVVSVPENAFMAQINANTGITIALCLSALVVASVMGVFTSHWIIRPILRLNRASEAMASGNLGQTVETSNIQELNTLSNSFNHMAGQLNESFTALEKSKEELEDRVEERTTELKNALEELQRTQSQVIQSEKMSSLGQLVAGVAHEINNPVNFIHGNLVHVQEYTQDLLVLVQLYQQYNANPAVEIQTTAEEMDLEFLREDLPKMLSSMKVGTDRIRQIVLSLRNFSRIDEAEFKSVDIHEGIDSTLMILQHRLKAKPEQPEIEVIKDYGTIPLVECYAGQMNQVFMNILVNAIDALEENNTKCTYQEIKDNPSRIKIRTSVVNSKWLEIAIADNGVGISQEFQQRIFDPFFTTKPIGKGTGMGMSISYQIITEKHGGKLECFSNPGEGTEFIIQVPLRLKVDEAV
- a CDS encoding TraX family protein; translation: MIKISAFSIKILAAVFMVMDHVCYLLMPDIVILHLLGRLSFPLFAWLLAEGEKHTQNVYRYGRRLLITAIISQPFYSVVFQRLSFNILFMLFLGLVMLRLVKRYPQLWQQLIIIGLCAAVAESLRVEYGAYGIGVIFLMSLTDKLKPIVWLLYWCSFNFFMLIILSVFNISQSWAILAGFIVFQFNGRQGSRAKWFYMFYPAHLIILGMINYLIQSR
- a CDS encoding DUF4041 domain-containing protein, producing the protein MSIGLATALTLVAKRLQQGKNDYAVAQQRLKEIDQRLQEVDRKYGGLISREDTARELDTQITVLTDRIKQLDKQAEIEERELSVKILGLKAQLQGLEEQEIFEAFGFYESKYDFHEAEEYKQRLDKIRAQQKQMIKDKQAAICHTQWSVGGSVKEGKKMTDNFLKLVLRAFNGECDASVAKVKYSNVKNNGESH
- a CDS encoding calcium-binding protein, which codes for MTTQVFRGITYTEQVIQESNQRVSGTANPDWFIVEGNNNVVNTRDGNDVVLLARQIDSIYLSTTFNGEVLQTSPLSSNPDGISAIVDAGAGDDYVSLGSGNYKINLGSGNNFLDDYGGNYLYDADGTNIIGLGAIPKVIASAGAGDDIFYLSGFANRTIDAGKGNNLILLGSGDANIKTGSGNDVITSELSIATYIFFATGLPLYNQTINAGDGDNQIAVAPYGETTVKTGCGEDFILAYGIPGSSDTKIFTGNGNDTIITIDTNSTIKSGSGDDLIFAGSGDDTIFVGNGNDLVNLRGETVSLPNPLSTDTNLFGSSVEVIGGGNDKVYLGQGTDTVILGSSGFATIYGFDCNDRLDVIGLNASFTRIGHDTLINSFGTSLGVLKGYTGSVHLA